One Brienomyrus brachyistius isolate T26 chromosome 24, BBRACH_0.4, whole genome shotgun sequence DNA segment encodes these proteins:
- the LOC125720244 gene encoding pecanex-like protein 3 isoform X1 has translation MGSQALQILRQGVWASLTGGWYVDPHQSTFSNCFHLYLWIFLLTFPFLLYMALPPSLVVAGVYCLVVAAFFTAIKTVNFRLHAMFDLGEIVEKRQASLTAEGARADDGDEGTAGPDRNQHRDSAAGVEMTVFRKVNSTPPVRCSSQHSLFGLNQVSEFLPQLDDTGGSKDLKELVREHGHSAIVTAAHRDLLRHGSQDTVRAAGVVQSCLVATLGGEFPGLMGPNGVVPGSFVGPLSGECPSIPPSPSSQEEGEDKEREEDEAEQLADRMSKRSPEEEGAGGYSPLGPSAESGSLGDAPLSPLLKSSLSEELSENLLGLGLHPGPFAPDRETLSTVSSYRSEKTDSTQLESPSLSLSRSAPLGAALAVEGPLPGSGAPVGMEGPALHGGSDTDDLSDSELLRSPSKDPSLGQGLDRTLVEGDDLPCLPQELTQPVPLQDSSPSSSGRSDACDLERGVSLPPLPPPRQASSVPAGLALGLGCSEPALPITPPPFLLSTQVPLQTQQVVRPKDLKQLRAAGVGGGGGALHRPGRRKAPRKRGGAGSGSFDSGSYRRQHGRGQHGRGQHRDYIPVRSRLGPKAYSESLFEDSTDEDDDGSEGSDLSAGSSLGSQRRYSSDDDSSSSTSCYSPDSATAGLPAPPTLCTQLSSPGEGEVADSIGSSHSRAAQRSASTASAKTHARVLSMDGAGGGHSSSGVLPPAALPLPPSVPPAQRPLTLSKSDLEARTVHLDGFPGVHHRLEAIEGSWAGNQTGWRAADLLEEGAIGGALAPEDSGKRDAVSSMKRAQAIRRRHNAGSNPTPPPSAMGSPPRALFSNPVVRELRRSAFLLRPNCQCIRSRFSVFKIGRESSETRSVREPRRIGSGNTYRAGQTDSRVCTYSLQDLRRARTSSRSRTLTLPSALQFASSLLLPRGGVHEASTFDDTSEGAVHYFYDESGVKRSYTFGPAGGGYEDPVQERDRQSQSSSFTSTDVQEGAPVLSMLQPRPVVLQGMQVRRVPLEIPEFDLDHESLHESQENTLMIEEKAKPKQYYRFWVLPGKWLRVRYDRLALLALLDRNRRLAENVFAVVLSSLVAFLGFLLLLQGFFRDIWVFQFCLVIASCQYSLLKSVQPDAASPMHGHNWIIVYSRPVYFCFCCILIWLFDLGGNSGPLQSFTLYGVTFFSGPFLLCARDVLIVFTLCFPVVFLFGLLPQVNTFLMCLLEQTDMHVFGGTATTSPLSSLYSLSRSLLVAALLYGFCLGAINAPWEEPHVPVLFSVFCGLIVALSYHLSRQSSDPTVLWSLIRSRFFPELESRSPEEPPQEIKDPLPEKLRASVRETLHSDLVMCPLMAIITFAISASTVFIALQPALSIVLYFVAGVVGFLTHYLLPQLRKQLPWFCLAHPVLRSREYSQFEVREAAQLMWFEKLYAWLQCAEKFAIYPAVVLNFLTTEAQRASSHTDQFCCIYTHALFISVAGMKLLRSSFCTPSQQYVTLCFTALFFHFDYPAFSETRLLDYYFMSILFSKLWDLLYKLRFVLTYIAPWQITWGSAFHAFAQPFAVPHSAMLFIQAMFSAFFSTPLNPVLGSAVFVTSYTRPVKFWERDYNTKRVDHSNTRLATQLDRNPGADDNNLNSIFYEHLTRSLQHSLCGDLLLGRWGNYSTGDCFILASDYLNALVHIIEIGNGLVTFQLRGLEFRGTYCQQREVEAITEGVEEDEGCCCCEPGHLPHLLSFNAAFSQRWLAWEVAATKYVLEGYSISDNNAASMLQVFDLRKILITYYVKSIIYYVSRSAKLEEWLASESVLEALRPCQAPGYVDSDPTFNLNIDEDYDHRAAGITLTAFCSVYLDWIQYCNSRRATPVDGEKESPLVTLCFGLCILGRRALGTASHSMSASLEPFLYGLHALFKGDFRITSPRDEWVFADMDLLNRVVAPGVRMSLKLHQDHFTSPDEYEDPVVLYDAITANEEKMLISHEGDPVWRGAILANMPSLLALRHVMDDGSDEYKIIMLNKRFLSFRVIKVNRECVRGLWAGQQQELVFLRNRNPERGSIQNAKQALRNMINSSCDQPIGYPIYVSPLTTSYAGCHAQLRSVWGGPVSPRNIYTWFISSWDRLQKGCGAGCNSGGNIEDSDCGGGSSSIGNNPAPHPPQGAATQTTGASTIPHSHLTTIQPPLGSDNLPATSWPHHPQPLPLALLSQSEARREAGLAPSLHRTSSVQGLLGQPLSSSQLSFSGTERLCAGTTQDCPGHYPQRGPQRAVLSLGLSGGGLPYEVLYGKLGLSGRKGFNGCAAGEIDGPQPIRTQPAPSIPSPEVGASPDPMGAPLSGETTPRSTGDGSTSHDGSTELPLLEHLR, from the exons ATGGGCTCTCAAGCGCTTCAGATACTGCGTCAGGGGGTTTGGGCATCACTTACAGGGGGCTGGTATGTGGACCCACATCAGAGTACCTTCTCCAACTGCTTTCACCTCTACCTCTGGATCTTTCTCTTGACGTTCCCGTTCCTCCTCTACATG GCACTGCCACCCAGTCTAGTTGTGGCCGGGGTCTATTGCCTGGTTGTGGCCGCCTTCTTCACAGCCATCAAGACAGTGAACTTCCGTCTGCACGCCATGTTCGACCTGGGGGAGATAGTAGAGAAGCGACAGGCCTCCCTGACAGCAGAGGGTGCCCGAGCGGATGATGGAGATGAGGGCACCGCTGGCCCCGACAGGAACCAGCACAG GGACAGTGCGGCCGGCGTTGAAATGACGGTGTTCCGGAAGGTCAACTCGACCCCTCCTGTCCGATGCAGCTCCCAGCACTCTCTTTTTGGGTTAAACCAAGTCTCG gAATTTCTGCCCCAGCTTGATGACACCGGAGGCTCCAAAG ACCTCAAGGAGTTGGTGCGAGAGCACGGCCATAGTGCCATTGTCACCGCGGCGCATAGAGACCTGCTCCGGCATGGGTCCCAGGACACAGTCC GCGCTGCTGGAGTGGTCCAGTCCTGCCTGGTCGCCACCCTGGGGGGCGAGTTCCCCGGCCTAATGGGCCCGAATGGGGTGGTGCCGGGCAGCTTCGTCGGTCCCCTGTCCGGAGAATGTCCCTCCATccccccatcaccctccagCCAAGAGGAGGGAGAGGACAAGGAGCGGGAGGAGGACGAAGCGGAGCAGTTGGCGGATCGCATGTCCAAAAGGAGTCCTGAAGAGGAGGGGGCGGGAGGTTACTCGCCGCTGGGGCCCTCGGCAGAGTCTGGGAGCCTGGGCGACGCCCCGCTCAGTCCTCTACTGAAGAGTAGCCTGAGTGAGGAGCTGAGTGAGAACCTTCTGGGCTTggggctccacccgggcccttTCGCCCCCGACCGGGAGACCCTGAGCACGGTGAGCAGCTACCGCAGTGAGAAGACCGATTCCACGCAGCTGGAGAGCCCGTCCCTGAGTCTGAGCCGGTCTGCACCGCTGGGCGCTGCTTTGGCCGTCGAGGGCCCCCTGCCGGGCTCCGGCGCCCCGGTGGGCATGGAGGGCCCGGCGCTGCACGGCGGCAGCGACACCGACGACCTCTCCGACAGCGAACTATTGCGCTCCCCTTCCAAAGACCCCTCGCTGGGGCAGGGCCTGGACCGCACACTGGTGGAAGGCGAcgacctgccctgcctgccccagGAGCTCACGCAGCCCGTGCCCCTGCAAGACTCCTCGCCCTCCAGCAGCGGGCGCTCCGACGCCTGCGACCTGGAGCGGGGAGTTTCCCTGCCCCCCCTACCGCCGCCCCGGCAGGCTAGCTCGGTGCCAGCGGGCCTGGCTCTGGGACTGGGCTGCTCGGAGCCCGCCCTGCCCATAACTCCCCCTCCCTTCCTGCTGTCCACCCAAGTACCCCTGCAGACACAGCAAGTGGTTCGCCCCAAAGACCTGAAGCAGTTACGGGCAGCCGGGGTGGGCGGTGGGGGCGGCGCGCTGCACCGGCCTGGCCGCCGGAAAGCGCCGCGCAAGCGGGGCGGAGCGGGCAGCGGCAGCTTCGATTCGGGTTCCTACCGCCGACAGCACGGGCGGGGGCAGCACGGGcgggggcagcacagggactacATCCCCGTACGCAGCCGTCTGGGCCCCAAGGCGTACAGCGAGAGCCTGTTCGAGGACTCCACCGACGAGGACGACGACGGCAGCGAGGGCAGCGACCTGAGTGCCGGCTCCAGCCTGGGCTCGCAGCGCCGCTACAGCTCCGACGAcgactccagctcctccacctcctgctACTCCCCAGACTCCGCTACCGCGGGCCTCCCAGCCCCGCCCACCCTTTGCACTCAGCTGTCCAGTCCCGGTGAAGGGGAGGTCGCCGATTCGATTGGCTCCTCCCACTCCCGGGCGGCCCAGAGGTCGGCCAGCACAGCGAGCGCGAAGACGCACGCCAGGGTGCTCAGCATGGACGGTGCCGGCGGGGGTCACTCCAGCTCCGGAGTCCTTCCCCCAGCCGCCCTGCCTCTGCCTCCGTCCGTCCCCCCCGCCCAGCGTCCGCTCACCCTTTCCAAGTCCGACCTGGAGGCACGCACGGTCCATTTGGACGGGTTCCCTGGGGTCCATCATCGCCTGGAAGCCATCGAAGGTTCCTGGGCCGGTAATCAGACTGGCTGGCGGGCGGCCGACCTGCTGGAGGAAGGAGCCATCGGAGGAG CCCTGGCTCCCGAGGACAGCGGCAAGCGGGACGCCGTCAGCAGCATGAAGAGGGCGCAGGCCATCCGCAGGCGACACAACGCGGGCAGCAACCCCACGCCCCCGCCCTCCGCCATGGGCTCCCCCCCGAG GGCACTGTTTTCCAATCCCGTCGTCAGGGAGCTCAGGCGCTCCGCGTTTCTGCTCCGCCCCAACTGTCAATGCATCCGATCGAGGTTTTCGGTGTTTAAGATCGGCAGGGAGAGCTCAGAAACGCGCTCTGTCCGGGAGCCCCGGCGGATTGGGTCGGGCAACACTTACAGGGCAGGGCAGACTGACTCGCGAGTTTGTACTTACAG cctgcAGGACCTCCGGCGGGCTCGCACCTCCTCCCGCTCCCGGACACTCACCCTGCCCTCCGCACTCCAGTTTGCCTCCTCCCTCCTCCTGCCGCGTGGGGGGGTCCACGAGGCCTCCACCTTCGACGACACATCCGAGGGGGCCGTGCACTACTTCTATGACGAGAGCG GAGTGAAGAGGTCTTACACTTTTGGCCCTGCTGGAGGCGGATATGAGGACCCAGTGCA GGAGCGGGACAGACAGTCCCAGTCCTCAAGCTTCACTTCCACAGATGTCCAGGAGGGGGCGCCAGTGCTCTCCATGCTGCAGCCGCGACCTGTCGTCCTGCAAGGGATGCAGGTCCGCAGGGTGCCGCTGGAAATCCCAGAG TTTGACCTGGACCACGAGTCACTGCACGAGTCTCAGGAGAACACGCTCATGATCGAGGAGAAGGCCAAGCCCAAACAGTACTACCGCTTCTGGGTGCTGCCGGGGAAGTGGCTGCGGGTTCGCTATGACCGCCTGGCCCTCCTCGCGCTATTGGACAG GAACCGCCGCCTGGCGGAGAACGTGTTCGCCGTGGTGCTGTCCAGCCTGGTGGCCTTCCTAGGTTTCCTCCTGCTTCTGCAGGGCTTTTTCAGGGACATCTGGGTCTTCCAGTTCTGCTTGGTCATCGCCAGCTGCCAGTACTCCTTGCTGAAG AGTGTGCAGCCCGACGCAGCCTCGCCTATGCAT GGACATAACTGGATCATCGTGTACAGCCGCCCGGTGTATTTCTGCTTTTGCTGCATCCTCATCTGGCTCTTCGACCTGGGGGGCAACTCCGGGCCCCTGCAGTCCTTCACCCTCTATGGCGTCACCTTCTTCTCGGGCCCCTTCCTGCTCTGTGCCCGGGACGTGCTCATAG TGTTCACCCTCTGCTTCCCCGTGGTATTCCTGTTCGGGCTCCTACCTCAGGTGAACACATTCCTGATGTGTCTGCTGGAGCAGACGGACATGCACGTCTTCGGAGGCACCG CCACGACCAGCCCCCTGTCGTCCCTGTACAGCCTGTCCCGCAGCCTGCTGGTGGCTGCGCTCCTCTACGGATTCTGCCTGGGCGCCATAAAC GCGCCCTGGGAGGAGCCACACGTGCCGGTGCTGTTCTCCGTCTTCTGTGGCCTGATCGTGGCCCTGTCCTACCACCTCAGCCGGCAGAGCAGTGATCCCACCGTGCTCTG GTCCCTCATCCGCTCCCGTTTTTTTCCTGAGCTGGAGAGCCGCAGTCCGGAGGAGCCCCCCCAAGAGATTAAGGACCCCCTCCCGGAGAAGCTGCGTGCGTCTGTG aggGAGACCCTTCATTCTGACCTGGTCATGTGCCCCCTCATGGCCATCATCACATTCGCCATTAGTGCCAGCACCGTCTTCATTGCATTGCAG CCCGCCCTCAGCATCGTCCTCTACTTCGTGGCCGGGGTTGTGGGCTTCCTGACCCATTACCTGCTGCCGCAGCTCCGCAAACAGCTGCCCTGGTTCTGTTTGGCCCACCCGGTACTGCGCTCGCGGGAGTACAGCCAGTTCGAGGTCCGGG AGGCTGCCCAGCTGATGTGGTTCGAGAAGCTGTACGCCTGGCTGCAGTGCGCGGAGAAGTTCGCCATCTACCCGGCCGTCGTGCTCAACTTCCTGACCACAGAGGCGCAGCGGGCCAGTTCGCACACGGACCAGTTCTGCTGCATTTA CACCCATGCCCTCTTCATCTCCGTGGCCGGCATGAAGCTGCTGCGCTCCTCCTTCTGCACGCCGTCCCAGCAGTACGTCACCCTCTGCTTCACCGCCCTCTTCTTCCACTTCGACTACCCGGCCTTCTCAGAGACCCGCCTGCTCGACTACTACTTCATGTCCATCCTCTTCAGTAAG CTGTGGGACCTCCTGTACAAGCTGCGATTCGTGCTCACCTACATCGCGCCTTGGCAGATAACCTGGGGCTCCGCCTTCCACGCCTTCGCACAGCCCTTCGCCGTGCCTC ACTCGGCCATGCTCTTCATCCAGGCCATGTTCTCCGCCTTCTTCTCCACCCCTCTGAATCCCGTGCTGGGCAGTGCCGTCTTTGTCACCTCCTACACCAGGCCCGTCAAGTTCTGGGAACGCGACTATAA CACTAAGCGGGTGGATCATTCGAACACACGCCTGGCCACTCAGCTGGATCGCAATCCAG GTGCGGACGACAACAACCTGAACTCCATCTTCTACGAGCACCTGACCCGCTCGCTTCAGCACAGCCTGTGCGGTGACCTCCTCCTCGGCCGCTGGGGGAACTACAGCACAGGCGACTGCTTCATCCTGGCCTCTGACTACCTCAACGCCCTGGTGCACATCATCGAGATCGGCAACGGGCTCGTCACCTTCCAACTGAGGGGCCTCGAATTCCGGG GGACGTACTGCCAACAGCGGGAGGTGGAGGCCATCACGGAGGGCGTGGAGGAGGACgagggctgctgctgctgcgagCCGGGCCACCTGCCGCACCTGCTCTCCTTCAACGCGGCCTTCAGCCAGCGCTGGCTGGCCTGGGAGGTGGCCGCCACCAAGTACGTGCTCGAGGGCTACAGCATCAGCGACAACAACGCCGCCTCAATGCTGCAGGTGTTCGACCTGCGCAAGATACTCATCACCTACTACGTGAAG AGCATCATCTACTACGTGAGCCGTTCGGCCAAACTGGAGGAGTGGCTGGCCAGCGAGTCTGTGCTGGAAGCCCTGAGGCCTTGTCAAGCCCCCGGCTACGTGGACAGCGATCCCACTTTCAACCTGAACATCGACGAGGACTACGACCACCGTGCGGCCGGAATCACGCTGACCGCCTTCTGTTCCGTCTACCTGGACTGGATCCAGTACTGCAACAGCCGAAGGGCGACG CCCGTGGACGGCGAGAAGGAGTCCCCTCTGGTCACCCTCTGCTTCGGGCTGTGCATCCTGGGACGCCGGGCATTGGGGACAGCCTCCCACAGCATGTCGGCCAG CCTGGAACCCTTCCTCTACGGCCTCCATGCTCTCTTCAAGGGCGACTTCCGCATAACCTCTCCCAGGGACGAGTGGGTGTTTGCCGATATGGACCTGCTGAACAGGGTCGTGGCACCGGGCGTGAGGATGTCTCTGAAGCTGCACCAG GACCACTTCACGTCTCCTGACGAGTACGAGGACCCCGTGGTGCTGTACGATGCCATCACAGCCAACGAGGAGAAGATGCTGATTTCCCACGAGGGCGACCCCGTGTGGCGAGGCGCTATCCTGGCCAACATGCCCTCGCTGCTGGCCCTCAGGCACGTCATGGATGACGGCAGCGACGAGTACAAGATCATCATGCTCAACAAGAGGTTCCTCAGCTTCCGGGTCATCAAG gtgaaCAGGGAGTGTGTGCGTGGCCTGTGGGCGGGGCAGCAGCAGGAGCTGGTCTTCCTGCGCAACCGCAACCCGGAGCGCGGCAGCATCCAGAACGCCAAGCAGGCCCTGCGCAACATGATCAACTCGTCCTGCGACCAGCCCATCGGATACCCCATCTACGTGTCGCCACTGACCACGTCCTACGCCGGCTGCCACGCCCAGCTGCGCAGCGTCTGGGGGGGGCCAGTCAGTCCCCGCAACATCTACACGTGGTTCATCAGCAGCTGGGACAG GCTGCAGAAGGGATGCGGGGCCGGATGCAACAGCGGGGGCAACATTGAGGATTCTGACTGCGGTGGCGGCTCCAGCTCCATCGGCAACAACCcagccccacaccccccccaggGCGCGGCGACACAGACCACAGGGGCGTCCACAATCCCCCATTCGCACCTGACCACCATCCAGCCGCCCCTGG GAAGCGACAACCTGCCTGCAACCAGCTGGCCGCACCACCCTCAACCACTCCCCCTGGCCCTGCTCAGCCAATCGGAGGCCAGGAGGGAGGCGGGCCTGGCGCCCTCGCTGCACCGCACCTCCTCCGTCCAGGGACTGCTGGGTCAGCCCCTGTCCAGCTCCCAGCTCTCCTTCAGCGGCACGGAGCGCCTCTGTGCAGGCACCACACAGGACTGCCCCGGGCACTACCCGCAGCGAGGACCCCAGAGGGCCGTGCTGAGCCTGGGGCTGAGTGGCGGGGGCCTACCCTACGAGGTCCTGTATGGGAAATTGGGCCTTTCGGGGAGAAAGGGCTTTAATGGGTGTGCAGCCGGAGAAATAGATGGGCCTCAGCCAATAAGAACCCAG CCTGCTCCTTCCATCCCTTCACCTGAAGTAGGGGCCTCCCCAGATCCGATGGGGGCGCCCTTGTCCGGCGAGACCACCCCCCGGAGCACAGGGGACGGCTCCACGTCCCACGACGGCTCCACAGAACTGCCTTTACTGGAGCACCTGCGCTGA